CCTGTGCTTCACAATCCATGCCCAGCGTTGCCCGGAGCGCGTTCATGCTCTGCGTGTTCTGCCAGTGCTGCGGCTGACCCTCCAACCACGTCAACACGTCCGCCGGGCGGAACCACAGCACGTCATGCTTCCCCCGGAGATGCGGGCAACCCTTCTTGATCCACATCACCGGACCCGTCGTACTCGGCCGCCCCACCATGTCCGCCAACTGCTTGGACCCCACGTATCCCCTCGGGTGCGCCCTGAACTGGCGGGGAAGGGCCGCCGCCGCCCGGCGGATGTCGTCCGGGTTGTACAACCACGCCCGGCCCGGCCGGTCACGGGCACGCCGCATTCGGACGGTGATGTCGTAATCCCGTTCGACCCGCTTCAGGACGCGGTGCAGGAACTTCGGGGTGCAGTTCAGTTCGCGTGCGGCCTGCTCGAGCACCAACCACCCACTGCCGGAGGGGGCGTGCCCGGCGTAGTACGCCCGCACGGCTGCGGCCTGCTGCCGGTTGTAGACCATTCGTTTCCCCCACCGGCGGGCGGGCAGCGTGCCGCTCTCAGCGTGCCGGCGCAACACCGTGTCAGAAATACCCAGCTCGTGCGCGAGGTCAGTCAGCAGGTAGAGGTCTGTGGGCAGGGTGATGTGCAGGGTCCGTATCCGCTCGACCCGGTTCACGCCGACACCCAACTTCCGCGCCGCGCTGGGCGTCGTGTGGCCCCGACCGACCAACCGGCGCACCTGGGCCACTTCGGCTTCTGTGACGACAGGAATCATTCCCCGTCCCCCAGGAAATCCTCACCGGCGGGCGTGCTCGCATAGGCCCACCGGGGCAACATGCCCTCTCTCACCGTGACCATCTCCCGGCGGGCGTACCCGGCCTCTATGAGGTCAATCAGGACTGCGCTCAGGCCCTTTCGGGGAATCTCGATCTTCCGCTTGGCGAGACGCTGCGCGATATCCCCGACCAGGGCGGGCTCCCCACTGAGGACGCCGAGTGCCCGCTTCCGGAAGCTGGGCGTCTCTGCCTTCTTGACGAGTTCTAGGGCGGCTTCGAGCGTACTGAGTTCCTGCTTGCTGGCTCCGCGTGCTTTCCGGCCTCGGATCAGGGTTTCGAGTTCAGCAGAGATCGTCATGGTTGGTTCCCCCTCTGGGCTTCTGCCCAGGTGGCGTAGAGCAGTGCGACAATGGCGAAAAGTTGGGCCAGCCCGCCGAACCACTGGAGAGCCCAAGCCTCTTGGGTCGCCCCGTGCGCGGCGTCGGTCGTGTCCCCAGGCCGCGCGATGTGGTGACGCTGACAGCAGGGAATGACGAGTTCGTAGGTGCGGAAACGAACATCGGGGAACACCCGGAGGTGGTGGAGTTGCACCGGCTTGACCCCGCAACCGGGGACGATGCAACCCTGTTCGGCCAGCCATGCGCGCACGTCCCGGCGGGTCTCTGCGGCCTCTGCAAGTGCACTGGTGAAGTCCTGTCCGGTCGCCTGCTGGGCCATCCCGGCACGCTGGACGCTGGCGGGCAGGCTGAAATGGGCCTGAAGCACCGCCGCGTTGTCCTCGGCGCTCGGTCCGTCAGAATTTGACGCGGCCCGGATGCCCTCCCGAATCTCAGGGGCCAGGGCAGAGGGGATGCTGAGGGTGGTCGTCTCGCGCTTCGGCTTGAGGGCCCGCACCGCCTCGACCCCACCCAACTGATAGGCCAACTGGACCTCAGCAGGGGTCACGCCGCCCCCCAGAGCCTTGTGAACGTCCGTCCAAAAGCCCATGCGGGTATCGGGCAGGCGGACGTGCTGGCGGGCCTGTCCGGCTTGCAGGTACGTGTACCAGGACCGGTCCACGGTGGCCGCGCCGTACTCATGCCAGCGGATGAAGTCGGCCGTGCTGCTGCCGGGGTAGAGCTTGCTCCAGTCGGCGTACAGGCGGGCCACCTCGTCGGCCAGGGCCACGCGGTCCCGGCGCAGGGTGGCAACCTGCTGGTGGATCAGCTCGCGGCGGTCTTCCAAGCTCAGGAAGGGGGCCGCGTACATGGCCTGGGTCACACCGCGCCCCGCCGGTTCAACTTGCAGCATCCGAACGGAGGAATCCAGAACTGCAGCACCCATCCCTTCTTGGGCGTCACGACCTCGTACAACCGGGGCTCAGCCCCACAGCCGGCGCACACCATCGCTTCCGGCTTCCCGATGACTGCCCCGCCGTCTTTCAGCAGATCGGCCATCATCACCGGGCGGTTCAGGCGCTTAGGTTGCATTGGTCAACTCCCGCCGGGCACCGCTGGGCAGAGCGTTCGCGTTCCGGCCCACCGCCTCCCGCTGCAGTTCATCGGCATAGGCCGCCATGAACTCCTTCCGAACGAACGGAAGCTGCTTGAAGTCGATGTGACTCACGTTCTGCCCGTTCGTCGCCCGGTTCAGCACCTTGCGGGCGAGCTGGGGCAGGGGTTCTTCACTGCGGCCCTGTGAGCGGTCCATTGCCAGTTCCCACGCCTCGCGGGCCTGGCTCTCGAATCCGCCCACATCGCGCCCCAGTTCGACGAGACGGGCAGGGGAGGGCATGAAGGTGTCGAGATACATGCTGGCCTGCACGCCTTTGGCCCACTCGGCGGCGGTGACGTTCTGGGCTTTCATGGACTGGGCGTAGAAGCGGCTGAGGAAGTCGGTGGGTTCTTGCCGGAAGCGCTCGAGCAGTAGTTCCCACCAGGGCTTGAACTCCATCTCTTTCATTCGTCGAACACCCCCTGGAAGGCCGAGCTGCGCCGGGCCATCTTTTCCATGAACTGCTGGTTGGCTTCGGTGTTGCTGGTCGGCCGCCGGGCCGCCGCGCCGCCGGAATTTTTGACAGGGAATAGACCTGTCCACTTCCCAGTGCTGATGGTCTGGTCTATGACCTGAACAGGGTCGTGCCCTTCAGCGCGCAGGGTTTCGAGCTTTGCCAGCAGTCGCTTTGCCATGAGGGGTGTGACTGGGGCCTTCAGCTCTTTGCGGTAGGTCAGGAAGTCGCCCCATGCTTCTTCGGAAAGCCAGGTGGGGAGTTCCACCCCCTGTTTCCCCTGGGGGGTAGGGGGGTTTTCAGTCTTCGTTCTTTCAGTCTTCGTGGAATCAGTATTTGTAGTAGGCGATTTTCCGGCGACGGCTTTCCCGTTGACGGATTTTCCGGCGACGGTTTCGCCGCGCGCTGGGTCGTGGTTTTCCCAGCCGGTATCGCTGACCTCGTACTTCGTGTGGCTCAGGTGGCCCTTCTCGTTCCGGGTCTGCTGCCGGACCACGTAGCCAAAGTCCAGCAACTCTTTCAGGGCGCTCCGGTGCGCATCGCGGCCGTCATCGCTGAGGGTCTCAATGTGCTCCATGTGGTACACCCAGTCGTCGGGGAAGCTGAGCATGAGACCCAGCAGGCCCTTGGCCTTGAGGCTGAGCTTGGGGTTCCGCAACATGCTGTTTTGGAGCATGGTGAAGTTGACCCGGCGGGCGTTGACGAACTCCCCGCCGCTCATGCGGGCCGCCTCAGCAGGGCGGGCTGCGCGTCGTCGGGGAAGTTCAGGCGGGCAAACTCGCCATGAAGGACACGGGCGGCCCGGTCATAGGCGTGGGCAGCATCCTCCACAGTTGGGAACAGGCCGAGACTGCGGAGCTTCTTGTCCTTGCAGATGCGGGCTTCCCACTTGTTCTGCTGGCGCACCAGACGAACACCCTTGTAGCCGCTCTGGTTGTTGCGGTACCGCTTGCAGTTCCGCTGGTTCTCCGCGAAGGTGCAGGGTCGGAGGTTGCTCCGGCGGTTGTCCAGCCCGTCCCCGTTGATGTGGTCCACGTTCTCCGCGTCAGGGAAAAGTACCCGGTGCAGGTACTCGGTCTTGCTCTTTTCCGAGATAGTCCGGTGGACGTAGCAGGTGTGGGACTGCTGGAGGCGGGACCATCTTCTCGGGTCGGCCAAGACCAGGGGCAGGTCGGCCACGTCGATCATGGTTTCTGCGACCGTCTCGCCCGCGCGGTTGGTCAGGGCGAGGTACGCCACCTCCCCGACCACGCGGTACTCGTTGACACCCCGCTTCACAACAACACGCCCTTCGCCGCGCGCTTGGCTTCCTGCATGATCGCCTTGCGCTCGTCCGCGTCCTTGTCCCCGAACATGCCCAGCAGGACCACGGCCTGAGACTCGGTGAGTTCCTTCGTGCGGATCGGCCCGGCGGCGTTGAGGCTGTAGCCCCAGAGCTGGGCGCGGTCGTCGCTGACGGTGGCCCCGCAGGACCGGGCGATGGCCTGGAGTTGGCTGATCTGCTCGGCGCTGACCATGGCCTCGGCGTCAGAATTTGACGCGGGGACGAGCTCACTTGGCTTCGCAGGGGCGTAGTGAAGCCCGAGCTCCTTGAGCTCCGCATGGCACTTCTGCGCTTCCTGTGCGTCCCTCTGCCAGTCGTAGAAGTCAACGGTCTTGTTGACCTCATCCTCGGGGGCCACCTTCCGGACGCGGGTGCTCATGTCCCGAACCTTGTTGGCCCACGCTTCCACCTGCGGGTCGGGCAAGGTGCGCTCAGGGGCCGCCGGTTGCGGGGTCGCCTTCGTCTCCTGTACGGCTACCGTCATGGCCCCGTCCTCGTCCACCTGCACGTCCACCTGCACGTCCGCCCCCAACTCCTCCGGGGTATAGAGGCCGTCAATCACGTCCGGGAACACCACGCGGGCACAGGCGGCCACCGCGCGCCACTGGTACATCACCGGGGCCTGCTTCCGGTAGTTGTCCTTGCTGTCCAGCCCCATCGCCTTGGCCTCGACCGGCCCGAACTTCGCGGTGAAGGGCGTCCGGCCCCGGCGCTTCATGGTCACGGTCGCGCCCTGCACCCCGGTGTCGATCTCGATGTTGTCGAGCTGCCCGCTCCGGTTGATGAGCGAGAGCATGAGCTGGGGGGATACGGTGGGTTTGCCCTGGATGACCGTGATGCCGTTCAGGGCGGCCATCGCGGGCAAGCCCAGCTCAATACCCTTGACCATGATGGCGACGGCGCTCTCGGGCGTCCTGACGCTGCTGGGGAGCATCCCGCTCTTGATGAGCATTCCTCCGAAGTCGAGGAGTTGCATGGCCTGGGCGGCGAGGGCCAGGGTGTTGCTTTCACGGTGCACGATGGTCATTTGGGGTCCTCCATGAGCGCCCCAAGGGCACCGAACGAAACGAACGCCACGCCGCACAGGACCACCAAGGCCACCTGCCGGGCGGGTGTCGGGTCAAAGAGTGCGAACAGGGCGATAGCGCCGAGGTAGCAGGCCACCAAGAGGCCAAGGAGCAGGTAGGGGAGACGCTGTTTCATTCGTCTTCCGCCTTGTTCGCGCCGACCACGAGGCAGGCCCACAGGCCGAGGAAGCAGAGGACGCTGGCGACGGCCATGCCGCCCACGATCAGAGCCTCGGGGTTCATGCCGTCACCTCGGGCAACCCAGCGAACAGGGGGGCGCGGTGCTGGCTGCACTGGTTGACAAGGAGGCACAGCTTGCAGCCGCGCGTAGCCTTGTCGAACGCGTTCATGGTCTGACGCTTGACCTTCAGGCCGCGCGCTTTCATCTGGGCGCGCAGGGCCTTCGCCTCTTGGCCCGGCTTCTTGCTGATCGGGTCCAGTTGTTCGATGTGCCATTCAGCAGTGCAGCCGCAGCGGGTGACTCCAAGCAGCATGTGGGTGGGTTCTGCTGTGTTCATGCCGCACCTGCCCGGCGGGCGGCCACGAACTGCACGCGGTCCTGCCCGATGACGTAACCCACCCGCTCCCGCAAGTCGATCTCAGCGCGCAGAGCGTGGGCGTAGTTGTCACCCCACTGGGCGAGGTCATCCGCGCGGGTGTCCATGACGTGCTGGCCGTCTGCGCTGGTGCTGCGCCAGGTGGTGACGCGGCCGCCGGTGATGATGGCGGTGTAGGTGGCGGGGCCGAGGGTGCCGCCGGTGGGGAAGTCCCAGGTGTACGTGCCGTCGCTGAGGGTGGTCATTTGCGGGCTACCTTGCTGGTGAGGGGCGTCAGGATTTCCAGCAGCAAGGCCAGCTTTTTGGGATGCCGCAACCCGCTCCGCTTCTCGGGATGACCCCGGCGGAAGTCGTTCGCCATGACATTGCAAGTGCCCTCAGCAATGGGGGCCCAAGTCCAGTCCCGGTGCTGGTTGACAAACGCCGCGATGTTGGCGTGGGTCCACCCTCGGTCGTTCAGGTTGGCGAGTCTTTCCCCCACATCCGCTGCCAGCCGGATCATCTCTTCGTCCACCGTGGGAGTCGGTGGGCTGATGAGCAGGGGCTGGCCGCCAAGCTGCATTTCAGCGAGATTCTTGAGTCGGCTCATGTCTTCGATGGCGGCGGTGAGATCGTCGTGGAATTTCTGCCAGTCGAAGTTGGCGAGCTGCTCGATGGGGGTGCTATCCTGAATCGTCATAATCTGACTCCTTTTCCCCGCTCGCCGTTGCACCGGCTCTGAGCGGGGTTTCCCTTTAGTCCGCTGCCTGGGGCAGCGTTGCGGGCATGGTTTCCGTTCCCGGCCAGGGCTTACCCAGCAGGTGCCAGTTCCGCTCCACCCAAGCCCGGAAGCGAGCGCGACGCACGAGCTGTTCCGGGGTAGGTGGGATGGGGGCGGGGGGATTCATTGGGTCTCCTTCTTGATGACCTGGAGTTCGTGACCCGCCGCCACTAACAACGCGTTGGTAGTTACGAGCGAAGCGTCCCCGATTCCGTGAATGGCGCGACGGGCCGTTTCGTAGACGACCCCTGCTTCGCGCGCCAGCTTGGGCACGCCCTGGCCCGGTTTATTGACATGCTCGTTGAGCACGCGCTTTATCTCATCCGTAACCATACCAACAGGATAGTACAGATAGGGGCTTGCGTCAACACCAACGGGTTAGTATAGTACGCCCCAGAGCTAACCCGTTAGTACGATCAGGAGGTGATCAGAGATGCTGCAATATCCCGTCAAGTTCGTAACCCCACTGGTTTATATGTCCAAGTTCGGTGATGCCCTGCTGGAGTGCCGCGAAATGCGCGGGTATCCCAAGCAAGGGGATATTGCCGTCGCCAGCACAAAACTTGCCACCGAGTTCCCCAAGTTCTTCCAGCCTTTCAGTCAACAGTGGGTCAGCCGCCTTGAAGCAGACAAGACCGGCGAACTAATCCGCAAGGCCCAACCCCTCAGACTGGCCGCTCTCGCGTACTTGCTACGCCTCGACAGCCAAGGATTTGCAGAACGCATAGGTATTCCCATTGCTCGCGTCCCCCTTCTGGAGAAAGATGTCCCGGAGGTGGGCCACATGAGCCAGGGTGCTTACGTTCAGATGCAAATTCCGGTTGTGATTTCTGGTAGAACTGGGGAGGTGACAAACCCCACAATGAAGACCACCTTTGTTCCAGCGGACTTGCTGGGACGGGAGCTGGGTGGGCTGTTGATGGATAGGGCCTATGTCTCGGATATCCCCGAAGGCCATTGGCTGCTGTGGAGCGACTCGCCAACCTCGGTTGGTGACCTGATCGTCGTCATGAAGGACGGGGCACAGTACCCGGCATTCCTACTCGACCAGGGCATGTGCGAAACGGATTCCCCTATCTCTCCCGCTGTCCCGCTGCGCTTCAAACCAGATCGCATCGTCGGCCGGGTTGAGGAAGTAAGGCTCTTCGAGCTTCCTCGACGCAAGCACTGACCCACACCCGGCGTAATGCCGGGTTTCTTCTGCCCCGCTCCTGCTAACCCGTTAGTGTTGGGGAATGAAGAACCTTCTGGCCCTTGCCCTGCTGCTCTCGGGAGTTGCGCAAGCCGACGAGTTTACCGCTGGCCCATTGAAGGGAATTGGGCTCTGCGCGTTGACCTCCGGGAGCATTGCGGTTTCCAGCACCCCCACCTACCTACCGGCCACGTTCAAACTTGACCTTGCGACTTTGGGAACAACCAAGTTGAACGCCTATCGGATCACAAAGAACGGGCAGTGTGGGGCCTCGCCCCTTGCTTTCCCAGAGGTGGACGTCATCCTGACTGATGCCCTGCCCAGTGGTGCGCGTGGGTACGCCATCGTGACCAAGATCTGGCGATTTGAGAGAGGCGGCGCGATAGATCTCTGGTCTAGCGTCAGTGCCGGCGTATCCAATGAATCCGCTCTTGACTTGGCGGGCCGGATTCAGCAGGCCGTTGGGGATCAACTTGACCGACTGGCGGCGGACTACGCCCTCGCCAACCCATGACCGTTCGGCTTTACGTCCGGGTCAGTACACAACAGCAAGCCACAGACGGCTTCTCCATCGCCGCGCAACGCTCCAAAGGGGAAGCCTGGGCCGCCTACCAAGGCCACACCGACGTTGAGGTCTACACCGACGCCGGGATCAGCGGCAAGCGCGATGACCGGCCCTCCCTAACCGCCCTCCTGGCCGACCTGCGGCCCGGCGACATCGTGGTGTCCTACGCCCTCTCCCGCCTCGCACGCGGGGGCGCGGTGCAACTCCTCGGGATTGTCAATGACATCCGGGAACGCGGCGCGCGGGTGGTGTTCCTGCAAGAGAATCTAGACACCGACACCTCGACCGGTCGCCTCATGCTAACCATCCTGGCGGCGCTCGCGGAACTGGAAGTCGAGCAGACCCGGGAACGTACCGAGATGGGGCGCACGCAAGCCGCCAGAGAGGGCATCTGGCCACACTCCGATCAGTCCCTCCCATTCGGGTGGATGCGGGGCGAGGACGGGCGAATCATTGAGAACCCGGCGGGGGCGGAGACTGTCCGCCTCATCTTCGCGCAGGGCAGCGCCCCCTATAACCAGACTGCCGCCCTCCTGAACAGCCTGGGCTTATCGGGCCGGCGGGGAAAGCTGACGTGGAAGGCAACACAGGTCCGGGACGTGGTGCTGTACCAGGGCTACGCGACAGGGGAGGTGCGGTATCGGCAGGACGCCCGGCCTGACTCGCCCGAAGATCACCTGTCCATCCCAGCCCCGGCCCTCGTGACCCCCGATGTCTGGGCGGCGGCGCAACGCGACAGGACCGTCAACCATCCCCACAGTCAGCCCGGCCTCTATCCCCTGACTGGACATGTCCGCTGTTCCTGCGGGGCGCGATTGTTCGGCAAGATCAAGGAGCGCCCGTCCGGCGAATCGGCCATCTGGTACGTCTGTTATGAGGCGGCCCGTCGCACGCCTGCCTGCCCCACGAATGGACGGAACACGAGGCTTTATCCCGCCCGACCCCTGCATCAGCAGGCGCGCGACCTGCTGGCCCACCTACTACGTCATCCCAATGACCCGGCCCACACTGCCATTGCCTATGGGTCAGTGCCTATTACCGACCCCCACACGGCTGAGAGGGCAGAGATTCAGGTCAAGCTGGACCGACTTCTCGATGCGTACCTGTCCGGCCTAATCGAGAAACCCACCTATGAGCAGCGACAGCGGTCATTGTCTGGGTTACTCCAGGGTCTACGCCCGCCCGCCCGTCAAAATTTGACGGCGCAGCCGGCCCGTGAGGACCTGGCTGCGCTCGTGCTGGCTTGCCCGAATGAGGAGCTGGCCGCTGTGCTGGATGACCTACAAGTAGAGTTCGTGGTCAGAGATGGGGCGCTGGCATTGCTGCATTACGCCCCACTCTGAGGGGTTGTTGAGTTGGCGCGTGTTTCGTGGAGGAGTAGGGAGCCAGTCCCGGAAATAGTCGCAGTGTCGTCCCCGAGCTGATGTTCACGATGCTCCCGCCGCCTCCGGCCTGCATCACCGGCACGGCCTGCTGCATGGCCCCGAGCACGCTGACCACGTTCAGTTCCAGCAGTTGCCGGTAGTCGTCCAGGCCCGCCTCCAGCACCGGCAGGTGCATTCCCCCGCCCCGCGTTGTTCACAAGAACGTCTATCCGGCCATAGTGGTCCTGGGTGGTCCGGACCATCCGGGCGACCGCCGTCTCGTCGAGCATGTCGGTGGGCACGGCCAGCGAGCCGGGCAGACGTGCCTCCAGCTCGGCCAGCCGGTCCCTGGAGCGCGCCGCGAGCGCCACTTTCGCGCCGTGCTGCGTGAACAGTTCGGCCACCGCGCGCCCGATGCCCGAAGACGCCCCCGTCACCAGCACCACCTTGTTCCGGATATCCATCCGCGTACTGTAGGCCCGCCGAGCCTTTCGGTCCTTGAGCAGACCTTTGCCGGACCTGCCCCCTTAATGCCTTCCCCGGAGGAACCATGACCCTGCCCACCCCCGCTGTTTCCGAGTTGATGCTCGACACCCTGCGCCGCAACGGGCGCGTCAACGACACCCTGCTGGCCGCCATCCGTCCCGAGGAGTACGCGCTACAGGACGGCGAGGGCGGCTGGACGGTCGCGGGGCACCTGAGCCACCTTGCCGCGTTCCGGGTCGGCTGGCTGCTGGAGATCTCACCCGGCCACGCGGCCGGTCTGATGGCCCCGTTCGCGGGCGTCAATCCCTGGGCCTGGGAAAGCCGTGATCCGGCCGTACTCGGCACCGTGTTCCGTGAAGGGGACGCGGCCGCCGTGGAAGCGGTGCAGGCGGCTCTGGCAGAGGGCCGAACCTTCCCCGACCCCCACGGCGAGGGCACCTACCAGTCGAATCCGGCACACTTTCTCCAGCACATCGTCGTTCACGACAGCCACCACCGCGGACAGATCATGTCACTGCTGCGCCGGGGCGGCCGTACCCCCCAAGAGATGCAGGCACTCGACGAGCACTGGGCGATCTGGCGGGCCTAGGAACTGATGGCCGGTGCCTGAGCCCGGCACCGTGGAGCCGGAGGCGAGCGCCCGCGGCACAAGGGCGCAGACTCCTGGCCCTACGCCCCAGGCTCTCCGCCTGCTCCCCGCAGGGTCCAGGCCTGGCCGGTCGCTTCACCGCTCTCGACGGCGAGGTGCAGGAGCTCCGGGACGGCCTCTGGAAAATACAGGTCGCTCAGGGCCAGCAGGCCGCCGCCCGCGAAGAGTTCGGCCGACGATGTATCCAGAACGAGGCGCAGGTCGAGACCGCCGCCTTGAGTCAGGGGCAGCGGCGCGGTATGCGTGCCTCCAAACCCGGGCACCTCGGCCAACGTGCCGCGCGCCGGGCGCTCCAGCGTCAGGGTGCCGTGCGCGAGGTCGGCGCGCAGGGCCAGCTCGTCTCCCGCCGCTGAGGTCACTCGCACGGTCAGGACCGTCTGGGGCGTGAGGCTCAGGCTGAGGTCGAAGGCGTGGTCCGGGGCCAGTGGCAGCGTCGCCGGGGTGTCCGGGGTCAGATGCAGGGGGAGGTGGTGGTCACGCAGGTTCTCCAGCTCGCGCAGGGGCACCTGGGTCAGCCATAGCTCGCCGTCCGGTCCCCGGCGCAGCCCCAGCTCTCGCGCCAGCGTCAGGGCGCCGCGCCAGGGGTGGGTGGGCAGGCGGGTGGCGTAGTCCCAGCTGCTCTGCCACGCCGTCCACAGGCAGCGTCCGGGCGTGCCGCTCCAGGTGATCGCCGCATAGAAGTCCTTGCCATAGTCGGCCCAGCGCGCCGGGCCATGGGGCGTGAACACGGCGCCGTCGAAGTCGCCCACGAAATACTGCGCCCCGGTCCCTCCCTGCGGCCCGCCCGCGAACACATCTACCTTCAGGACCCAGTGCTCCCGGCCCGTCTCGTCCGGCAGCGCGAAGAGGTCGGGAACCTCCCAGATGCCGCCCGCCTCGCCCGCCGGCCCGAAGACGCTCAGGGAAGTCCAGACGTGCAGGTTGGGCGACCCGTACAGGGCGACCTGCCGCTCATCCGGGTACACCACCGCCCCGACCCACTGCTCGCTCGGGCCATGCCAGAAGACCTTGGGATCGCGGAAGTCGGCGCGGCCCTCGTCGAGTACGGGGTGGTCGGGGCCGAAGTGCCACGTCTCGCCGTCGTCGCGGCTGTAGGCGAGGTATTGCGCCTGCCAGGAGTGCCCGGCCCCCGTATACAGGGCCACGACCGGAGGCGAGGCGTCGCCGCGCTGCCGCAGGCCCGAGGTGTTATGGGTGTCCACGACCGCGCTGCCCGAGAAGATGGCGTGCGCCTCACGGCCCGGCAGCGCCACGTCGTGCTCCTGCCAGCGCAGCAGGTCGCGGCTGGTGGCGTGGCCCCAGCTCATGTTGGCGTGCTCAGTGCCCTGCGGGTTGTGCTGGTAGAAGAGGTGGTAGACCTTCCCCACCTGCACCAGCCCGTTGGGGTCGTTGATCCAGTGCTGCCGGGGCGTGAAGTGGATCAGAGGTCGCCAGGCCGGGGTCGGGACGGGTGTGGCGGAGGACATGGAGACCATGATGCCTGGCGCCGCGCCCTGCGGGTAGAGGCGGCCAAAAGAAAGGGCCGCCCTCCTCGGAAAAGCGGCCCGGAACAGCGGGGGGAGGCTTAGAGGTTGCCCTTGAGAGTGCTGGCGACCTTGAAGGCGACCTTCTTGCCGGCGGGGATCTGGATCTTCTCGCTCGTGCCGGGCTTGACGCCGGTGCGGGCGGCGGTTTCCTTGACGCTCATCGTCCCCAGGCCGGGCAGACCGACGCTCTTGCCGCTCTTGATCGCGTCCACGACCACGTCGAGCATCGCGCTGACGGCTTCTTCGCTCTGCTTCTTGGTCAGGCCGGTCTTGTCGGCGACCAGTTCGACGAGCTGGGTCTTGGCGACCTTGTTGCTCTCACCGGGTACTTTCTTGGCCGGAGCGGCCTTGGGTGCGGGCGCCGGAGCAGCGGCGGCAGCGGTCTTTTTCGCGGGGGCCTTCGTGGACTTTTTCGTCATGGTGAGCAGCATGACATATCGTTTTGCCCTTGTGAAGGGGCTTCGGCGGTGAGAATGCCCGCTGAGACGTCTTTCTTCAGGTTGAGGGGGGGAGGAGAGCGGCTCCAGCCCCCGCACCAGGGAGGATTAAGGAAACCCGCATTCCGGCGTGACGGGTGATCATTGCCGTCCAGCACGTCTCCGAGCCGTCGCTCGGCAAGTGGCTGAAGTGGGGCTGACGCCCTCCCTCACGCCCGCCTCAGCCATTCGCAGTACGTGTGAAGCATGAGACGACATTCTGGATATGCGGCGCTGCTGGGCCTGACTTTGTTGCTTGCTGGATGCGGTGACGTGGGTACGGACCCCGGAACAGGCGGTGGTGGAGGGGGCGGCGGAGGCGCAGGCCTCTGTGGGCAGGGCGTCTCCGGGGGGCTTCAGGCAGCGTCGGCCGGAGGGGTAGCAGCCGGGCTTCAGGTCAGTACGCCGGCCGCCGACTGGAGCGCGCCGCACATCGCAGGGCAGGTATTGCTTGTCGGCCCGGCCGGAGGCCTGAGTGCCCAGAATCAGGAAGTGCGGGGCCTTCCGGCCCTGAGTGGCGTGCAGACCCTGCGGGTGGATGACACCCTGACCCTGGCCTTCACGCCGACCGGGCAGGACGACCGGGCCTTTGCCCTGCGGCTCCAGGCGGCGGGGATGCGTGCCCAGCCCAATTTCCTGTATGCGCCCCTGGCGGTGCCCAACGATCCGGGGTTTCCCGGCAACAGCGGCGTGAGCGTGGCCGGCAAGCTCTACGACCAGGACTACCTGACCCGTATCCGCGCGTCGGGGGCCTGGGACGCGGTGCGCTCCTGCGGCAAGCCGCTGACGGCCGCCCGGACCGCG
Above is a genomic segment from Deinococcus sp. Leaf326 containing:
- a CDS encoding DinB family protein: MTLPTPAVSELMLDTLRRNGRVNDTLLAAIRPEEYALQDGEGGWTVAGHLSHLAAFRVGWLLEISPGHAAGLMAPFAGVNPWAWESRDPAVLGTVFREGDAAAVEAVQAALAEGRTFPDPHGEGTYQSNPAHFLQHIVVHDSHHRGQIMSLLRRGGRTPQEMQALDEHWAIWRA
- a CDS encoding AP2 domain-containing protein, translated to MKRGVNEYRVVGEVAYLALTNRAGETVAETMIDVADLPLVLADPRRWSRLQQSHTCYVHRTISEKSKTEYLHRVLFPDAENVDHINGDGLDNRRSNLRPCTFAENQRNCKRYRNNQSGYKGVRLVRQQNKWEARICKDKKLRSLGLFPTVEDAAHAYDRAARVLHGEFARLNFPDDAQPALLRRPA
- a CDS encoding recombinase family protein produces the protein MTVRLYVRVSTQQQATDGFSIAAQRSKGEAWAAYQGHTDVEVYTDAGISGKRDDRPSLTALLADLRPGDIVVSYALSRLARGGAVQLLGIVNDIRERGARVVFLQENLDTDTSTGRLMLTILAALAELEVEQTRERTEMGRTQAAREGIWPHSDQSLPFGWMRGEDGRIIENPAGAETVRLIFAQGSAPYNQTAALLNSLGLSGRRGKLTWKATQVRDVVLYQGYATGEVRYRQDARPDSPEDHLSIPAPALVTPDVWAAAQRDRTVNHPHSQPGLYPLTGHVRCSCGARLFGKIKERPSGESAIWYVCYEAARRTPACPTNGRNTRLYPARPLHQQARDLLAHLLRHPNDPAHTAIAYGSVPITDPHTAERAEIQVKLDRLLDAYLSGLIEKPTYEQRQRSLSGLLQGLRPPARQNLTAQPAREDLAALVLACPNEELAAVLDDLQVEFVVRDGALALLHYAPL
- a CDS encoding glycoside hydrolase family 32 protein — its product is MSSATPVPTPAWRPLIHFTPRQHWINDPNGLVQVGKVYHLFYQHNPQGTEHANMSWGHATSRDLLRWQEHDVALPGREAHAIFSGSAVVDTHNTSGLRQRGDASPPVVALYTGAGHSWQAQYLAYSRDDGETWHFGPDHPVLDEGRADFRDPKVFWHGPSEQWVGAVVYPDERQVALYGSPNLHVWTSLSVFGPAGEAGGIWEVPDLFALPDETGREHWVLKVDVFAGGPQGGTGAQYFVGDFDGAVFTPHGPARWADYGKDFYAAITWSGTPGRCLWTAWQSSWDYATRLPTHPWRGALTLARELGLRRGPDGELWLTQVPLRELENLRDHHLPLHLTPDTPATLPLAPDHAFDLSLSLTPQTVLTVRVTSAAGDELALRADLAHGTLTLERPARGTLAEVPGFGGTHTAPLPLTQGGGLDLRLVLDTSSAELFAGGGLLALSDLYFPEAVPELLHLAVESGEATGQAWTLRGAGGEPGA
- a CDS encoding HU family DNA-binding protein, with translation MLLTMTKKSTKAPAKKTAAAAAPAPAPKAAPAKKVPGESNKVAKTQLVELVADKTGLTKKQSEEAVSAMLDVVVDAIKSGKSVGLPGLGTMSVKETAARTGVKPGTSEKIQIPAGKKVAFKVASTLKGNL